The following is a genomic window from Mustela lutreola isolate mMusLut2 chromosome 5, mMusLut2.pri, whole genome shotgun sequence.
cagggtcctggggtcgagtcccacatcaggctccttgctcagtggggagcctgcttctccctcgccttctgcctgctgttcttcctacttgtgatccctctctctctctgtgtcaaataaatcttttgaaaagaaagtgaaatggaaCTCAtgaagtgggagaagatatttacaacaCACAGATCTGACAGAGGACTCTTATGTACAATATAACAAAAACTCCTATATACCAGTAAGAAAGGTCAGAAAATACAGGACAAAATACTTGAACAGGCACCTTGCAAAATATAATATCCATGTCATCAATAAatgtgaaaaggtgctcagctgcgttagccatcagggaaatgcatattaaagCCAATGAGATACCGCTACATACTCATCAGAATGGCTGgaatgaaaaaagtaaatagcATCAAATATTGTGcatggagcaactggaacttttATGCACTCCTGGTCGTCATATCGTCATATAAATTGGAAGTAATACTCGGGGAAACTGTGGCAGTGGTGGCTAACGTGAAGGCGAACACAGCCCAAGTGACCCAGCATGCCCATTCCTACAGCATTCTGCCCTCACTGTGTCGATGCCAATTATGCATCCTGGAACTGGGGAAATGGCCACAGAGCGGACGTGTGGACACACTGGGACCACTATCAGATGGACCCTGATGAGAAACTACATTGATCACCTGACCCTGGAAGCCTGTAGTCTGACTGGTTGACCACAGTGGCCTTTGGATGTCCAGGATTAGTGTCCTCTTTGAGTGAGTATCCAGTAATCTCAGAGAAGCCCAAGTGTTTCTTCTTCCCCAGTGTGCACCCGTCCTGCTAAATAGCTGCAGGTCCCATTGAGGATAGCTAGAAGCAAGTTTTATGGTATAAATTTTTGGCCAAGTGACAGAGCCCTTCTTCAAAGGGACCCAGTCCTGGTTTCTTTCAAGGGGCTTTGGGATCATAAACTGGCTTGAGCCTGGCATTTggtagggggtagggagaggttTTGTGTCCCACTCTTGTGATGATTAAAGTCACAATTTTGTTCATCAGAGTTCCCATTTACACAAATAAATCAGGCTTTAGTAGGCTGCCCATTTGTTCAGCTCCTGGGTCACCGTAATTAACCAGACAATGCCACAGATCTCTGTGCTTCAGACGAATCTGATTAGCACTTCAGCTGTGTTGCCTGCTGGGTAACCATGCCAACCTTGGCCTTGCCTCCTAAGTGCACTCTGTCCAGTGGCAGCAGTTTTCTCTTATCATTTCACACATAGAGAGGACAGCCACCATAGAGATCCTTGAGGACCTGATGTCCCTCACGGAATGTTTCTTTCTTACGGCCGGAATGAGGGCAGTGTCCTCCAGCCCCACTCTCAACAGGACAGCACATTTATGTTCGTTACAGGACATGTGCAGGAAAATTCATAGTATTTTCTTAGTCACCTAAAACTGGATGCTGCAGAAATGTCCATTTAGAGAAGGGTAATTACATAGATGAAGATGTATGCATATAATGGAACAGTCTACATCACGGAGAACAAAATTTTTGGCATGCAAAACAAATCTTGCAAACATGAGTGGAATGAAAGAACGCCACAAaaaagactgcatactgtttaaTTCTGTTTATATCATTTCCCAAGATAAGCAAAACTAGTGTGTGGTGGTGTAGTGATTATCCTTGTGGGAGGAATGAGTATATGTAGCACAGGAGGAGGTCCCTGGGATcctgctgattttatttttttttccttgattcaGGTGCTGGTTACACAGGTGTTCTCACTTTGTGAAAGTTTAGGAGCTGTGTGCTTATGCTTTGTGCACTTTTCTGTGTGAATGTTAGACCTcagtggatttaaaaaaacaaacaaacaaacaaaaaaacaaacacaaaaaaacagataaagaataGGCCCATACCTGGAGTACTAGATGACCCAACTTTACCTAGAACATAAAGGCCTTGAAAATATTTCTAGTCAACTTTTGCAGAAATGCCATCTTAAAAGTGTGGGATTTTGGTAAATGAAAGTATTTATTCTAGTAAATACTCTTGAAAGTGATTTTGTTTGTAGAACAAGAAGAAAGTCCTTCGATTGGCTGTGGGGTTAGGTAGAGTATGTGCATAAACATCTCAGGGGAGGGACTTTTTAGTTCAATACCCTATGTTCTTTCTATTATAGATGTCACCATTTTGAATTAAGTATGAAACTTCAGTAAATGGCAAATGCATTAAATAGATAAGCATCAAACATTTCCAGTATCTGTCCCAGGTGTATACAACACCTCTTACCTCTTCCAGATATCCGAACACCATTATTAATGgcgtttttgtttttatatggcTTCTCCTGGCCCACAATCATTCCGGTGAAAGGTGCATACACGGTGGCTCCATCAGAGCACAAGACATCCACACCCTGGTGAAGCCTGTGAGTTCTAGAATGTAAATAAGAATGCACAGACTGAGGAACTGGCCTTGGAACATTTTTGTCCAAAAACGTGGTGTTAACTCGTTGTTCCCAGGCTAGGATATCAAACCCTAGAACTGGAGAACACGTTGGGATGTCCTTACTCTCCATTTTAACCACCCCCACTGAAGTTAGAATAACCCTATTGTAAAGATTAAAACATTTCAGATAGTATTTGGTATGTAGAGAGCCTTTAAGAATTTATGAACTATGGTTATTATATGGCATTTTGGGGAAATGAGCCAATCTATGTAAGTAAATTTTATAGATACATGAATCTTGACCCCTTCAAGTCCACTTAAAAAGCTGTCTTTTTATGGAGACCTATTATAAATGAATTACATTGCCCTCATCTTACTTTTGTCTCAGTAATCCCAAAGTGATTATAAACATCATTTACtgttggggcatgtgggtggctccaGCTAtgaaacatccaactcttggtttcagttcaggtcgtgatcttggggtcatgggatggagccctgagttgggttgTCTTCTCattatggagtctgcttggaattctctctctccctctctccagtaaataaataaatatttttaaaaaatcatttactgtGTATGATATTTTAATACAGTGAGTTTAATACTCCTGAGTTTATCAGAGTGAATGAAGCACAAACACAAAATGATTCCAGCTTGTGAGATTTCTAAGTTGTGTCTGACAACCCTCACTGTTGTCCTTATGCCCACTCTTACCAAGCTCTTCTCCTCTGTAAAAGGCCAGCACCTGAAAAATCAGATTCATGATGATTGTTGGATGTTTGTCGGCCTCCCTCTTTATTATATGCTGTGTTCCCAATTCAGAGTCCGTCCTTGAAGTAGAGGTCTTGGAAGCTGCTCTAAAGACATTAGTACAACTGCTTTCGCCCCTGGATCCTACTGTCAGAGGGAGATGAGCACTTGAGGCAAGGACATTAAGCAAAGAGGTAAGAACCAAAAGAATACCTTTGGGCCGTGTACTGGCCACAACCGTGACTGTCACATGTCCTGATCTCATTGGAAGACTTGCCAGCACAGATATTAGCCCATGGTCCAGCCAGTgctaaaaaagagaaacatgagaagcaggttttctgacCTCCATATTTCCAGTCTCTCTTTATCTTATATGTATCCCAGTGGATTCAAAAATTCTGTTTTCACTATAGCTTTTCTCTAACTTTCTGTAGGTTATGGGCAGGTCTTCCTTTTAACTCCTGATTCAGATGGAAAATTAGCTTTTTTCATGGCCATAAAATAACTGTTTTATTACATACAGTGTA
Proteins encoded in this region:
- the LECT2 gene encoding leukocyte cell-derived chemotaxin-2, with product MFSTGVLLSAVLISTALAGPWANICAGKSSNEIRTCDSHGCGQYTAQRTHRLHQGVDVLCSDGATVYAPFTGMIVGQEKPYKNKNAINNGVRISGRGFCIKMFYIKPIKYKGSIKKGEKLGTLLPLQKVYPGIQSHIHIENCDLSDPTMYL